Proteins from a single region of Ancylothrix sp. D3o:
- a CDS encoding type II toxin-antitoxin system PemK/MazF family toxin, whose amino-acid sequence MEELVKGNVVVVPWTFSDLTEAKRRPALVIASLTGEDVILCQITSQKILDRYAITLLSSDFQEGGLNQTSNIRPNRLFTADRRIILYKAGQIKSEKLNEVIVKIVEIIQS is encoded by the coding sequence ATGGAAGAACTTGTAAAAGGTAATGTGGTAGTTGTCCCTTGGACATTTTCAGATTTAACTGAAGCTAAGCGCAGACCGGCTCTAGTTATAGCAAGTTTGACTGGAGAAGATGTAATTTTGTGTCAAATTACTAGCCAAAAAATCCTCGATCGTTATGCTATTACCCTTCTCAGCAGCGATTTTCAAGAGGGCGGACTTAACCAAACTAGCAACATTAGACCAAATCGCTTGTTTACAGCCGACCGACGAATTATATTGTACAAAGCCGGCCAAATTAAATCTGAGAAGTTGAACGAGGTTATCGTTAAAATAGTTGAGATTATTCAAAGTTAA
- a CDS encoding XisI protein: protein MDRVEEYRNTIERILEAHHRIPYGHGELESKLIIDPERNNFVLMVVGWDGKRRVHGCVVHVEIIKDEIWIHRDGIEQGITDELVASGVPKNKIVLAFHPPNVRQYTGYGIGGS, encoded by the coding sequence ATGGATAGAGTAGAAGAGTATCGGAATACTATTGAACGAATTTTAGAAGCCCATCATCGCATTCCCTATGGTCATGGAGAACTTGAAAGTAAATTGATTATAGATCCAGAACGCAATAATTTTGTGCTTATGGTAGTTGGTTGGGATGGTAAGCGTAGAGTTCATGGTTGTGTCGTTCATGTGGAAATTATTAAAGATGAAATTTGGATTCATAGAGACGGAATAGAACAGGGAATTACCGATGAACTTGTTGCATCAGGGGTTCCCAAAAATAAAATAGTTTTGGCTTTCCATCCACCCAACGTTAGACAATATACAGGATATGGTATTGGGGGGAGCTAA
- a CDS encoding DUF2442 domain-containing protein has protein sequence MKPPRIVWAEAIDNQTLVIKFTNDEFRQYDISKLLHNHLFAKLHNPVVFKNFRIEDGGYGLVWDEDVDRREYELWQNGISVAGGDVAIHLEHTHL, from the coding sequence ATGAAACCTCCTCGTATTGTTTGGGCAGAAGCTATTGATAATCAAACTTTGGTTATAAAATTTACCAATGATGAATTCAGACAATACGATATCTCTAAATTACTACATAATCATCTGTTTGCTAAACTCCATAATCCTGTGGTTTTTAAAAACTTTAGAATTGAGGATGGTGGTTATGGGTTAGTCTGGGATGAAGATGTTGACCGACGTGAGTATGAGCTTTGGCAAAATGGCATCTCTGTGGCCGGTGGAGATGTTGCTATTCATCTTGAGCATACTCATCTTTGA